One part of the Arabidopsis thaliana chromosome 4, partial sequence genome encodes these proteins:
- a CDS encoding Cyclase family protein (Cyclase family protein; FUNCTIONS IN: molecular_function unknown; INVOLVED IN: response to salt stress; LOCATED IN: cell wall; EXPRESSED IN: 24 plant structures; EXPRESSED DURING: 13 growth stages; CONTAINS InterPro DOMAIN/s: Putative cyclase (InterPro:IPR007325); BEST Arabidopsis thaliana protein match is: Cyclase family protein (TAIR:AT1G44542.1); Has 30201 Blast hits to 17322 proteins in 780 species: Archae - 12; Bacteria - 1396; Metazoa - 17338; Fungi - 3422; Plants - 5037; Viruses - 0; Other Eukaryotes - 2996 (source: NCBI BLink).) — MTRSVSFPLFLFAVVLSLSSSLLADDPKPIRREVYEGGKIYDISHRYTPEIPAWESSEGLGKTFLRLAASMKNGSFANVSEMKLSVHSGTHVDAPGHFWDNYYDAGFDTDSLDLQVLNGPALLVDVPRDKNITAEVMESLHIQRGVRRVLFRTSNTDKRLMFKKEFDSSFAGFMTDGAKWLVENTDIKLIGLDYLSFAAFEESPATHRVILKGRDIIPVEALKLDGVEVGTYSLHCLPLRLVGAEGAPTRCILIK; from the exons ATGACCCGGTCCGTCAGTTtccctctcttcctcttcgccGTTGTActctccctctcttcttctctcctcgCCGACGATCCCAAACCAATCCGCCGTGAGGTCTACGAAGGAGGTAAGATATACGACATCAGCCATCGTTACACGCCGGAGATTCCAGCTTGGGAATCTTCGGAAGGATTGGGAAAGACGTTCCTGCGATTAGCCGCGAGTATGAAGAATGGATCATTCGCTAACGTATCGGAGATGAAACTATCTGTTCACTCTGGAACTCACGTGGATGCTCCAGGTCACTTTTGGGATAATTATTACGATGCTGGTTTTGATACTGATTCGCTTGATCTCCAAGTCCTAAATG GTCCTGCTTTGTTGGTTGATGTTCCGAGAGATAAGAACATTACTG cTGAGGTAATGGAATCACTTCATATACAAAGAGGAGTTCGTCGTGTGCTCTTTAGAACATCCAACACCGACAA gcGGCTTATGTTTAAGAAAGAGTTTGATTCAAGCTTTGCTGGGTTCATGACCGATGGGGCTAAATGGTTGGTTGAGAATACAGACATCAAACTTATTG GGCTTGATTATCTTTCATTTGCTGCTTTTGAGGAATCACCTGCAACACACAGGGTTATACTTAAAGGACGG GATATAATCCCAGTGGAAGCGCTGAAGCTGGATGGTGTGGAGGTAGGAACATACTCGCTTCATTGCTTACCGCTGAGATTAGTTGGAGCGGAAGGAGCACCGACAAGATGCATTCTCATCAAGTGA